ACCGTAACAAGTAATAGTTTTTTAGAGGTATCACCATGCCACGTTCTCTCAAGAAAGGTCCGTTTATCGACCTGCACTTGCTGAAGAAGGTAGAGAAAGCGGTGGAAAGCGGGGATAAAAAGCCAATTAAAACCTGGTCCCGTCGTTCAATGATCATTCCGAACATGATCGGTTTGACCATCGCTGTCCATAATGGTCGTCAGCACGTACCTGTCTACGTTTCCGATGAAATGATCGGTCACAAGCTGGGTGAATTTGCACCGACTCGTACTTATCGCGGCCATGTCGCTGATAAGAAGGCCAAGAAGCGTTAAGGGGTAAAAGATGGAAGCTATAGCTAAACACCGCTTTGCTCGTACTTCTGCCCAGAAGGCGCGCCTGGTAGCCGATCAAGTTCGCGGCTTGTCCGTAGACAAGGCACTGAATGTCCTGGCGTTCAGCCCCAAGAAGGCTGCCGTTCTGGTCAAGAAGGTACTGGAATCTGCCATTGCTAATGCCGAGCACAACGAAGGTGCGGATATCGATGAGCTGAAGGTGACCAAGATCTTCGTTGACGAAGGTCCCACCATGAAGCGTATTCGTCCTCGTGCCAAGGGCCGCGCGGACCGTATCATGAAGCGTACCAGCCACATTACTGTGGTTGTGTCCGACCGCTAAGAGGCTAGGAGATAAGCAATGGGCCAGAAAGTACACCCGAATGGTATTCGCTTAGGTATCACCAAGCCTTTTAATTCGACCTGGTTTGCGAATACCAAGGACTTCGCTGACAACCTGCACAGCGATTTTCAGGTACGTCAGTTCCTCAACAAGGAACTGAAGAACGCCTCCGTTTCTCGCGTCGTGATCGAGCGTCCGGCCAAGAGCATCCGTGTGACCATTCACACCGCTCGTCCTGGCGTGGTGATCGGCAAGAAAGGCGAAGACGTTGAAAAACTGCGCAAGCACGTCGCCAAACTGGCTGGCGTACCTGCTCAGATCAACATTTCCGAAGTGCGTAAGCCTGAGCTCGACGGTCAGCTGGTTGCCGATTCCATCGCGTCCCAGCTGGAGCGTCGCGTCATGTTCCGTCGTGCCATGAAGCGCGCGGTACAGAACGCCATGCGCATCGGCGCCAAGGGCATCAAGGTAGAAGTGAGCGGTCGTCTGGGCGGCGCTGAAATCGCGCGTACCGAATGGTACCGTGAAGGTCGTGTGCCCCTGCACACCCTGCGTGCCGACATCGATTACGCAACTTCTGAAGCATCTACCACTTACGGCATCATCGGCGTGAAGGTTTGGATCTTCAAGGGTGAGGTACTGGGCGGCCTGCAGGCCGTTGCTCAGGAGCCTCAGGCCCCGTCCAAGCCCAAGCGCAAAGGCCGCGGTAAGTAAGGAGACTCGGATATGTTGCAACCAAAACGTACGAAATTCCGTAAAGTCCACAAAGGCCGTAACCGCGGTGTGGCGACCTCAGGTAACCAGGTTTCCTTTGGTACCTTTGGTCTGAAGGCGACCACTCGTGGACGTATCACTGCTCGCCAGATCGAAGCAGCCCGTCGTGCCATGACTCGTCACGTTAAGCGTCAGGGCAAGATCTGGATTCGTATCTTCCCGGACAAGCCGATTACCGAGAAGCCCCTGGAAGTACGTATGGGTAAAGGTAAGGGTAACGTGGAGTACTGGGTAGCACAGATCCAGCCGGGTCGTGTTCTGTACGAAATGGATGGCGTACCGGAAGCGCTGGCTCGCGAAGCCTTCGCCCTGGCTGCTGCCAAACTGCCCGTTAGAACCACTTTCGTAACTCGGACGGTGATGTGATGAAAGCACAAGATCTGCGTGAAAAGAGTGTTGAAGAGCTGAACCAGGAACTGCTGGGCCTGCTGCGCGAACAGTTCAACCTGCGCATGCAAGCGAGCACTGGCCAGCTGGCTCAGACTCACAACCTCAAAACGGTACGTCGCAATATCGCGCGTGTTAAGACTGTTCTGAATGAAAAGGCAGGTGCCTAAGATGAGCGAACAAACCATTCGTACTCTGCAGGGCCGTGTAGTCAGCGACAAGATGGACAAGTCCATCACTGTGGCTATCAACCGCTTCGTGAAACACCCGATCTACGGGAAGTACATCAAGCGTACTACCAAACTGCACGTTCATGACGAGAACAACGAGTGCAAGGCCGGCGATGTCGTGACCATTCGCGAATGCCGTCCTCTGTCCAAGACCAAGTCCTGGACCCTGGTAAAAATCATCGAGCGTCCGGTCAAGGCCTAACGTTCTCTGATATAATACTCAGGTCAAACGGCCCAGCGATGGGCCGTTTGTTTTTTACGCTACCCTTTCACATTTGGCAGTGCTATAATGCCGCGCCTTCTTTGGCAGCCAACATGCCCTGAAAGGGGTTTTAACGTAGTAATTTTAGCGGAGCACTAACATGATCCAAATGCAAAGTATGCTGGACGTGGCCGACAACTCCGGCGCGCGCAGCGTAATGTGTATTAAGGTCCTGGGTGGTTCGCACCGCCGTTACGCCGGCATCGGCGACATCATCAAGGTTACCGTTAAGGAAGCAATTCCGCGCGGTAAGGTTAAAAAAGGTGATGTAATGAACGCGGTGGTCGTTCGCACCCGTAAAGGCGTTCGTCGTCCGGACGGCTCTGTCATCCGTTTCGACCGTAATGCGGCCGTGATTCTTAACAACAATCACCAGCCGATCGGTACTCGTATTTTTGGCCCGGTGACTCGTGAGCTTCGTTCTGAGAAGTTCATGAAGATTGTTTCACTGGCACCGGAAGTACTGTAAGGAGTCAACGATGGCAGCAAAAATCCGTCGCGATGACGAAGTCATCATTCTTACCGGCAAGGACAAGGGCAAGCGTGGCACCGTCACCAAGGTCCTGACCGAGGAAGGTAAGGTTATCGTCTCT
The Oceanimonas pelagia genome window above contains:
- the rplP gene encoding 50S ribosomal protein L16; translated protein: MLQPKRTKFRKVHKGRNRGVATSGNQVSFGTFGLKATTRGRITARQIEAARRAMTRHVKRQGKIWIRIFPDKPITEKPLEVRMGKGKGNVEYWVAQIQPGRVLYEMDGVPEALAREAFALAAAKLPVRTTFVTRTVM
- the rpmC gene encoding 50S ribosomal protein L29; protein product: MKAQDLREKSVEELNQELLGLLREQFNLRMQASTGQLAQTHNLKTVRRNIARVKTVLNEKAGA
- the rplN gene encoding 50S ribosomal protein L14, yielding MIQMQSMLDVADNSGARSVMCIKVLGGSHRRYAGIGDIIKVTVKEAIPRGKVKKGDVMNAVVVRTRKGVRRPDGSVIRFDRNAAVILNNNHQPIGTRIFGPVTRELRSEKFMKIVSLAPEVL
- the rpsS gene encoding 30S ribosomal protein S19 gives rise to the protein MPRSLKKGPFIDLHLLKKVEKAVESGDKKPIKTWSRRSMIIPNMIGLTIAVHNGRQHVPVYVSDEMIGHKLGEFAPTRTYRGHVADKKAKKR
- the rpsC gene encoding 30S ribosomal protein S3 encodes the protein MGQKVHPNGIRLGITKPFNSTWFANTKDFADNLHSDFQVRQFLNKELKNASVSRVVIERPAKSIRVTIHTARPGVVIGKKGEDVEKLRKHVAKLAGVPAQINISEVRKPELDGQLVADSIASQLERRVMFRRAMKRAVQNAMRIGAKGIKVEVSGRLGGAEIARTEWYREGRVPLHTLRADIDYATSEASTTYGIIGVKVWIFKGEVLGGLQAVAQEPQAPSKPKRKGRGK
- the rpsQ gene encoding 30S ribosomal protein S17; amino-acid sequence: MSEQTIRTLQGRVVSDKMDKSITVAINRFVKHPIYGKYIKRTTKLHVHDENNECKAGDVVTIRECRPLSKTKSWTLVKIIERPVKA
- the rplV gene encoding 50S ribosomal protein L22 — its product is MEAIAKHRFARTSAQKARLVADQVRGLSVDKALNVLAFSPKKAAVLVKKVLESAIANAEHNEGADIDELKVTKIFVDEGPTMKRIRPRAKGRADRIMKRTSHITVVVSDR